A window of Pseudomonas guangdongensis contains these coding sequences:
- a CDS encoding hemolysin family protein, which yields MEILLLIGLIVLNGIFAMSELALVTARKARLMKLAADGDSSAAVALKLGEDPTTFLSTIQIGITSIGILNGIVGEAVLAGPLSQWLQSFGVAEDAAGIGATATVVIVVTYVSIVVGELVPKRIGQISPESIARLVARPMQVLALLTRPFVMLLTVSTHALLRLMGIKQSSHSSVTEEEIHALLEEGSEAGVIEQHQHEMVRNVFRLDDRQLGSLMIPRSDVVCVDIRRSPEENLQILIESEHTRFPVCDGSLDKLLGVIHAKQALACVARGEVPDFSANLQTCVYVPETLTGMELLEEFRANDLQMAFVIDEYGEIEGIVTLQNVLEAVTGEFTPRNAEDAWAVQRADGSWLLDGAIPIPEMKDRLQLKSVPEEDKGRYHTISGMIMLLLGRVPGTGNHVDWAGWRFEVVDMDGKRIDKVLAAPIPEGGEGDAVVPE from the coding sequence ATGGAAATTCTGCTTCTGATCGGCCTGATCGTGCTGAACGGCATCTTCGCCATGTCCGAGCTTGCCCTGGTCACGGCGCGCAAGGCGCGGCTGATGAAGCTGGCAGCCGATGGCGACAGTTCGGCCGCCGTGGCCCTCAAGCTGGGGGAAGACCCCACCACGTTCCTGTCGACCATCCAGATCGGCATCACTTCCATCGGCATCCTCAACGGTATCGTCGGTGAGGCCGTGCTGGCCGGTCCGCTGTCGCAGTGGCTGCAATCGTTCGGCGTGGCGGAAGATGCGGCCGGCATCGGTGCCACCGCCACGGTCGTCATTGTCGTGACCTACGTTTCCATCGTGGTGGGCGAGCTGGTGCCCAAACGCATCGGGCAGATCAGTCCGGAGTCGATTGCTCGACTGGTCGCGCGCCCGATGCAGGTGCTGGCTCTGCTGACCCGCCCGTTCGTCATGCTGCTGACGGTATCCACCCATGCCTTGCTGCGCCTGATGGGCATCAAGCAGAGCAGCCATAGCAGCGTCACCGAGGAGGAGATCCACGCCCTGCTGGAGGAGGGTTCCGAGGCCGGTGTCATCGAGCAACACCAGCACGAGATGGTGCGCAACGTGTTCCGCCTCGATGATCGCCAGCTGGGCTCGCTGATGATTCCGCGCTCGGATGTCGTGTGTGTCGATATCCGTCGCTCGCCCGAAGAGAACCTGCAGATCCTGATCGAGTCGGAGCACACGCGCTTCCCGGTCTGCGATGGCAGCCTCGACAAGCTGCTGGGCGTCATCCATGCCAAGCAGGCCCTGGCCTGTGTGGCCAGGGGCGAGGTGCCGGACTTCTCGGCCAACCTCCAGACCTGCGTCTATGTCCCGGAAACCCTGACGGGCATGGAGCTGCTCGAAGAGTTTCGTGCCAATGACCTGCAGATGGCCTTCGTCATCGACGAGTACGGCGAAATCGAGGGGATCGTGACGCTGCAGAATGTCCTGGAAGCGGTGACCGGCGAGTTCACGCCGCGCAATGCCGAGGATGCCTGGGCTGTCCAGCGCGCCGATGGTTCCTGGTTGCTGGATGGCGCCATTCCGATTCCCGAGATGAAGGACCGTCTGCAACTCAAGAGCGTCCCCGAGGAAGACAAGGGGCGCTACCACACCATCAGCGGCATGATCATGCTGCTGCTCGGCCGGGTACCCGGTACGGGGAACCATGTGGACTGGGCCGGTTGGCGATTCGAGGTGGTGGATATGGATGGCAAGCGTATCGACAAGGTGCTGGCTGCGCCCATTCCCGAGGGAGGGGAGGGCGATGCCGTAGTACCTGAGTAG